The nucleotide window CGGACGAAGTGGGGACTCCTCACGCGGCGGTGACGCCACGCATGCCCGCAGGGTGTCGGCGTCTTCGGCCGGGTCGGGGCCGGCGCCCTCCTCGGCGCGGCACACCACCTGATGCGCCGTCCGCCCGACCGGCGGGCCCGGCGCACGGCGCGGGGTTGTCCACAGCCCCCGCGCGCGGGGCCGACGCGCCGTAACGTGACGAAGGCACGCGAGAGAACGGCCGATGCGCGGCACGACACGGCACGCGGACGACACGGACGACACGGACGGCAAGGGGGCCGGCATGACCACGGAACGCCTGGTGATCGTCGGCGGTGATGCGGCAGGGATGGCCGCGGCCTCGCAGGCCCGCCGGCTCAGGAAGTCCGGTGAGCTGGCCATCACCGCCTTCGAGCGCAGCCACTTCACGTCGTACTCGGCCTGCGGGATCCCGTACTGGGTGGGCGGCGAGGTCGACGGCCCGGATGCGCTGATCGCGCGTTCGGCGGCGGAGCACCGCGCGCGGGAGATCGATCTGCGGATGCGCACCGAGGTGACCGAACTCGACCTGGACCGCGGCCGGGTGCGTACCCGGGAGCTGGACGACGGCGGCCGGGAGACCTGGACGGGCTTCGACAAGCTGGTGCTGGCGACCGGGGCGCGCCCGCGCCGGCCCCGGCTGCCGGGGATCGACGCGCCGGGGGTGCACGGTGTGCAGACCCTCGACGACGGCCGGGCGCTGCTGGACACCCTGGAGGCCTCGGCGGGCCGCCGGGCGGTGGTGGTCGGCGCGGGCTACATCGGGGTGGAGATGGCCGAGGCCCTGATCCACCGCGGCTACGACGTCACCGTCCTGGAGCGGACCGCACAGCCGATGTCCACCCTCGACCCGGACATGGGCGCCCTCGTCCACGAGGCGATGTGCGCGATGGGCATCGAGACGGTGCGCGGTACGGCCGTCACCGGCGTGCTGACCGGCGCGGACGGCCGGGCCCGCGCGGTGACCACCGAGGACACCGAGTACCCGGCGGATGTGGTCGTGCTGGGCATGGGCGTGAGCCCCGAGACCACGCTCGCCGAGGCGGCCGGGCTGCCGCTGGGAGAGTCCGGCGGACTGCTCACGGACCTGGCGATGCGGGTCCGCGGCCAGGACCACATCTGGGCGGGCGGG belongs to Streptomyces sp. NBC_01454 and includes:
- a CDS encoding FAD-dependent oxidoreductase; this encodes MTTERLVIVGGDAAGMAAASQARRLRKSGELAITAFERSHFTSYSACGIPYWVGGEVDGPDALIARSAAEHRAREIDLRMRTEVTELDLDRGRVRTRELDDGGRETWTGFDKLVLATGARPRRPRLPGIDAPGVHGVQTLDDGRALLDTLEASAGRRAVVVGAGYIGVEMAEALIHRGYDVTVLERTAQPMSTLDPDMGALVHEAMCAMGIETVRGTAVTGVLTGADGRARAVTTEDTEYPADVVVLGMGVSPETTLAEAAGLPLGESGGLLTDLAMRVRGQDHIWAGGDCVEVWDLVSGRTRHIALGTHANKHGQVIGTNAGGGYATFPGVVGTAVSKVCDLEIARTGLLERHADAAGLRFVTATVEATNRAGYYPGARPMHVKMLAERRTGRLLGVQIVGREGAGKRVDVAAVALTAGMTVEQMTALDLGYAPPFSPVWDPVLVAARKATRAVREAGD